From Candidatus Sphingomonas colombiensis, one genomic window encodes:
- a CDS encoding UDP-glucose/GDP-mannose dehydrogenase family protein — translation MRITMVGSGYVGLVSGACFADFGHSVTCVDKAADKIESLLAGRMPIFEPGLEQLVAGNVAAGRLAFTTDLAAGIAGADAVFIAVGTPSRRGDGHADLSYVYAAAEEIARAATGPLVVVNKSTVPVGTGDRVEQILRDARPDGDFAVVSNPEFLREGAAIGDFKRPDRIVIGTDDERAKAVMREVYRPLYLGESPILFTGRRTAELTKYAANAFLATKITFINEMADLCEAVGADVRDVARGIGLDNRIGRKFLHAGPGYGGSCFPKDTLALLKTAEDFESPVRIVEAVVQVNDTRKRAMGRKVLAVLDGEPRGKTVAVLGLTFKPNTDDMRDAPSIAIVQSLIDAGVNVRGYDPEGTEAAKAIMPNITYCRDAYDAAHGADAVVIVTEWDVFRALDLKRLANTMASPVLVDLRNIYDREEAERAGFSYTAIGR, via the coding sequence ATGCGCATCACGATGGTCGGCTCAGGCTATGTCGGATTGGTCTCCGGCGCGTGCTTCGCCGATTTCGGTCATAGCGTGACCTGCGTCGACAAGGCGGCGGACAAGATTGAATCACTGCTGGCCGGGCGCATGCCGATTTTCGAGCCGGGGCTTGAGCAACTGGTTGCCGGCAACGTCGCGGCTGGGCGGCTGGCCTTCACCACTGATCTTGCGGCGGGTATCGCCGGCGCAGATGCCGTGTTCATCGCGGTGGGCACGCCATCGCGGCGTGGCGACGGCCATGCGGACCTCAGCTATGTCTATGCGGCGGCGGAAGAAATCGCGCGTGCGGCGACCGGGCCCTTGGTAGTGGTCAACAAGTCGACCGTGCCGGTCGGCACCGGCGATCGGGTTGAGCAGATTCTGCGCGATGCGCGTCCGGACGGCGATTTTGCGGTCGTCTCCAACCCTGAATTCCTGCGTGAAGGCGCGGCGATCGGCGATTTCAAACGGCCGGACCGGATCGTGATCGGCACCGATGACGAGCGCGCCAAGGCAGTGATGCGGGAGGTCTATCGTCCGCTCTATCTTGGTGAGAGCCCGATCCTGTTCACGGGACGACGCACGGCCGAACTGACCAAATATGCCGCCAACGCCTTTCTGGCGACCAAGATCACGTTCATCAACGAGATGGCCGATCTGTGTGAAGCGGTCGGCGCCGACGTGCGTGACGTGGCGCGCGGCATCGGGCTCGACAATCGCATCGGGCGCAAGTTCCTGCACGCTGGGCCAGGCTATGGCGGCTCGTGTTTCCCCAAAGACACGCTCGCGCTGCTAAAGACGGCGGAGGATTTCGAGAGCCCGGTGCGGATCGTGGAGGCGGTCGTCCAGGTGAACGATACCCGCAAACGCGCGATGGGGCGCAAGGTGCTCGCGGTGCTGGACGGTGAGCCGCGCGGCAAGACGGTCGCGGTGCTTGGCCTGACGTTCAAGCCGAATACCGATGACATGCGCGATGCGCCGTCGATCGCGATCGTCCAGAGCCTGATCGATGCGGGCGTCAATGTCCGCGGCTATGATCCGGAGGGCACGGAGGCCGCGAAGGCGATAATGCCCAACATCACATACTGCCGCGACGCTTATGACGCAGCGCATGGCGCGGATGCGGTGGTGATTGTCACCGAATGGGATGTGTTCCGCGCGCTCGATCTGAAGCGTCTTGCCAATACGATGGCGTCGCCTGTGTTGGTCGATCTTCGCAACATCTACGATCGCGAAGAAGCTGAGCGAGCCGGCTTCTCCTATACGGCGATCGGCCGGTGA